In the Callospermophilus lateralis isolate mCalLat2 chromosome 7, mCalLat2.hap1, whole genome shotgun sequence genome, ctcccaagttactgggatcataggtatgtgccattgcacctggctgtTCCTTCTGCTTCCACCtactactacttttttttttttttaattttaggtggacacaatatctttattttatttttatgtggtgctggggattgaaaccagtgcctcatgcacgctaggtgaacgctctaccactgagccaccaccccagccctactTCTGAGGGCTGCGGGGAGCCATCCTGTGCCTGCTGAGCAGACCACTTACTATGACCACATTTTTGCAACTATCTAACACCTGGTTGTTTGTCTAGAACCCTGATTACCTGCCTGCTGACTTTCTTGAAAGGGGCCCTTCTGAACGTATGTCACCTTATCCACATACATGTTTAAGTGCCCTGGTAACACCCTCTGGCCTTACCTGGGCTCCAGCCGTTCCTTCACCTTGGCAATGGAGCGGACGTAGGGTGTGATCTGCTTGGTGATGGTGGTCAGGTAggcattctcctgcttcagctggAGAAGGTCATGGAGCTGGGCTGTGGAGCCCAAGGCCAGAGTGTTGGTCTTGCTGGCATTAGACTCTAAAACTCAAGCCCAGCACCATCTAAAGACCCCAACTGTTTGAATGGTCATCTATAATGAATGGGTGGGGCATTGGTGGGACATCCTACTCACCGCCTCCTGACCTTACATGTACACGTGGGCCTATTAGCAGGTGTGAGGCCAAGCCAAGCCCCAAGGGGAGAAGCATGTGTGTAAGTCTGGTTAGTGTCTGACTAGCTCCCCGCTAGCATGTGGGTCAGCTGCAGCACAGGGCTTCACTAGTGGCCAGCCTCCCGGACCTTCATAAACCTCCTGCTCATTGGCTACTCGCTGGTAGGATTCCTCCCAAATCTGAAAGAGAGAAGTGAGATGCTAGATGTGGCACTGGTGGCATTTCTACTTCAGCTCTTCAGAGTCGTACAGTTTCCCCAGCAGGGCCCACGTCATTCCTGTGGCAAAGACTCCAGGTTCCAGAACCTGCTGCGTGGGATTCTGGAGGAGAGCAAGCCAGGCTCTCTTTCACCCCGCCCGCCCCGCCCCATCTTGGGTAGCCCATGTTCTTTTGAAAGGCAGGACTGGAGCCCTGTTCCTAGGGAGAGCTACCTCTTGGAAGATGGCTCTCATGCCCTCCGCGGAGCTGTACTCGGAGGAGATTCGTGCGTCCAGCCGCAGGGACCTGCTCAGGATGTCCCCCATGATCTCGGCCTTGATGAGGGAGTGGTGCCTCGTGAGGTCTCGGTGCAATTCCTGCACCTGGTCCTTCAGGTTCTGCACCTCCGCCTGCAGCCCCTGCATGCAGAGGCCAGGAGGGCTGGGGTCACTGCAGGAGCCCCTCTGGAGGGGTGACCACGAGCAGGGCCCTGCAGGCCCAGCCCCTCACCCGGTAGGCGTCCTCATAGTGGCGGCAGTGCTCTGTGAAGGGAGTGTCCTTGCCCTCAGCCAGGAGCACCTTGGTGCCGATGGACCGGTGCAGCGTGGGCTTCTGGACTGGTGACCCTGGCGTCTTTCTCACTGGGGAGGGGCATCTGGGCCCCATCAGCACCTTGGGTCCTGCACCCCCTGCCAGCCTGGGGGGAAGAGCCAGTGTGGATGCAAGACAGGCAGTGCCGGTCTTCCCTTCCCGCCTCCAGGGTGCCAGTGCTCCACTACCCTGTCAACCCCACGCAGGGCAGAACCACTCAGCTCTGGAAAGACACTCTGCAAAGCCATACCCAGTGACACTGATGTCTatgattttttccccctggtaCCAGGGAATGGGACCAGGggtgcttatcactgagccacatccccagccctttttatgttttattttgagacagtaccttgctaaatttatattttatattcatattttagttgtagttggacccaacacctttatttttgtttacttattttatatgtggtgttgaaaattgaacccagggcctctcccatgctaggcgagcaggccacccctgagccacacccccagcccctgccaGTAGGTTTTAAAGGTCCTCCCCCATGCGGCTTTAGTGTGGGAGGAGGGCAAGTCCCACTGCATTCCCAGGGGCATGGGGTACCAGTGTGCTCACTGCCGTGCTGGGCAGAGAAAGTCTGAGCCCACACCAGGTTCTCCTGCTCTCTGGGGCTTTTAGGCCACACACACCAGTTCCGACATTTATCTTATCTCCTCTGTGATCTCTGACTCTTCCTTGGCTCCAAGCCCCCACCCCTGTCCCCATGCAATATCCAGCCCAGCCCCAGAGGCTCCAGCCTGGGGGGGAGGCTGCCAACAGGAGGCGTAGGGGAAGTCCCACCTCGTTCCCGTCTATTCTAATAGCCCTCCTGCATGGAGGGTCCATGGCACCCAGACACCCAGCGGAGAGTCGACCTAACTGAGAGGACTGAGGAGGCAAGGAGTGTGCAAAGCCTTTCACTGACAATCTAGTCCCTGGGCGCTGGTGCTGGAGACCAGGCACCAGCTCCCTAGGTCATGCTCACGTATTGGCGGCAGACGCAGCCCGGCGTGGCCCCAGTAGCAGCAGTGGCTCCAGGCAGCGTGCGAATTCTGCATGGTGGTCGCTGGCGATCTGCGTGGCGGAACCGTCACGAGGTGACCTCCCCTTCCCTGAGAGATACCCACTTCCGCCCAGGCCCAGTAGGGTCACGTGCCCACCTTGCTGCTCTGCGCTGGTCTTAGGCGATGCGGCCCTGTGACTATGCTCTGCAGCCTCTCCATCAGCTCCTATGGCGGGAGCCGGGAGGGGGCTCAGGCTGAGCCGGTGTGGCAGGGCCCTCAGCCGGCAGGAAGAGGGGAGGTGGAGGTAGGGACTATCTTTAGCATATTCCCTGATGTCCTATGAGACCCCAACCCTATTCTGGGACtggcccagacaactcttccaccaAATCCATAGGAAAGAAGGTAGCAGGGCTCCagcagatatttatttatttattggggatgctggagattgaactcggggTACTCCACCAGGGAGCTACACCTCCAGTCTAGTCTTCTTCTTCTTAGAGGGTTTCATTGAACTGCATAGGATGGCCTGGAatttacagtcctcctgcctcagcctcctgagttgttgggattacaggtgtgcaccacatgtCCAGCATCACTGTCCTGTTAAAAGAGACTCGCCTGGCCCCTAAAGGGTTGGTGGATGACAGAGTGGAGGAGGGAGAGGCAAGCCCAGCCTGCAGGTGGCAGGACTGGCTCTGGTGGGGAAGGGGAGACTGGGGAACTGGGGAGACTCACATAGCCCAGGTCCAGGAACTCAGCCTTGTTGGCCAAgctgaggaaggaagagcagATGACCAGGTGAACCTGCCAAAGGGGAAGATGCCTGGTGGCTGGCCAAGGGAGGAGGGGCCCTCTATGCCCCAGCACCTGACCCCGCAGCCCTTCCCTTACCTGTAAAGTGGGCAGcagagcagccaagtgggagagCTGCTCCTTGAAGGCCTTGTCTTTCTCATCGTATTGGCTGGGGAAGGGCACACTGCCTAGTCTCCGACAGGACAGCTGACCACCCCACCTCAAGGGTCCCAGAACCTGCAGTGTCATCACCCCTCCAGCTCTGTAGGTCCTTCCCTGTGTCCTGAGCACCCACTCTCCTTTGCTGGTGGACACCTGGATGTTTTGCTCCCCAGTTAGGGTAAAGCCTGCAAAAGCCCAGGCTTGGAGCTGAGTATATGGAGGCCAGGGTGTCAGGGGACTGCCACCACTCACCTCTGCACAGCCTGTAGCAGCAGTGCTTTCCTCTCTGccagtttgtcctgggggagacaGCCCACCACTCACCGGGCATACCTGGCTGATCCACCCCCTCCCTGCCCTGTGGCCTGGATAGTGAAGACTGGTTATCTCTCCAACCACTGGCTGAAAGCCGGAGTACCCTCACCTTAAATGTCACCTCCTGGGTGCAATCTTCCTAGACCACCCCCCACCACTACCACCAGCCTAGGGCAAACCCTGGTGTCCCTCTGGAACTTTCCAGGCAACTGTGATTAGCTCCTAGATTAGAAGTTCAAGCCCTGCTGCCCTGCTTCGATGACAACTCTACAAGCGAATCCAGGGCGTCTCCGTGTTGTGGGCAACTGCTTGGGGCTGATGGGGCTATAAGGCGGTGGCTGCCCAGTCCTCCTCCGTCCCTCACCTGCATGCTGCCAAAGAGGGTGTGGATGGCGGCATCTTCCTCAGCTGCGCTGCGCCGCACCTCCTCCACCATGACCTGCAGCAGCGCAATGGCCTCCCGGGTGGCTGTCTGCAGGGCCTTCACGGCCTGGGGAGAGGGGGCCTCAGCCTCTTAACACCCCCCGTTCGCACGATCCCCCCTCGCGTGGGCCACTGAGCCCCGCTCACCAGCACGGCCTGCTCCAGCCGCTCGCAGCCCTGCACGTAAGCCGACTCCAGGTCCACGCAGTGGGCTCGACTCTCCCTGCGGGAGGCAGCGAATCACACCTGCTCTGGCCTCCCCGGCCCAGGAGGGAAGCCCTCCCGCCCCGCTACCCACCCCTGCATATCCCGGAAACAGCGGATGCACAACAACGACTTCTTGTCGGTGGAGAACATGATGTAGGGCTCCCCGTGCAGCGCTGCGGGGGCGGGGCAGAGACTGAGCGCTCTGGGCGGTGCCcgcctcccaccccacccctgcccGGGGTCCCCAGGCCGTGCCTCGCTTACTGCACTTCTGGATCACGTCGCGGCTGCGCTGGCCTAGGGCCACAATATCGTGGCGCGCGAACATGCGTGCCCGGTGCGTCTCGTCGCGGCAGCGCGCACACAGGGGTTGCTCGCAAGTGTTGCAGAAGTACGTGGTCTCGGCGTCCTGGGGGCCAGCGCTGGTTCAGACCGAGCGCTCTAGCGGACTGCGGACTGTGGCCAGCGAGGGAACCACAGCCGCAGAGAGACATCGCTAGCATCGGTCCCAGCCTGGGGCAGGTGCGTGGCTAAATGCAGCCCTTTCCTGTGATTCCCACACAGCAGTCTACCTAATACACCCAGGtcccagatgaggacactgaggctcagaggcCAAGTAAGCAGGTAGGCGCCAGAAGGAGCAGGTAGAAGAGGCTTCCAGAGGTAGTTCCGTGGCAGGGTGGGTGGGGGAGGGCAGAAACTGCATTGCAAAATATTTTACAAGGAAGATGGCGGTGGCTTTGACCTAACAAGCCCCCCTTGACTCCCTCAATCGGGGCGAAGTGGTAGAACACACCTTGGCCTTCTGGAGTTACAGTTAGTGGGGGAGGGAAGGGCAGGGACCCCACCCCAACCCCAGGGCTGTGTCCAGGGTTTGGGTTGCAGTCCTGGCAGTGGACTCAGGGACGAACGGCTATGACAGAACAAATCCCCACTCCTACCTTGGCATTCAAGGCCATATCCTCCCAGGCTCTGCCTGTCCCCATTCCCTCACCTCCCTCCCATCACCTGCACTTCTGGGTCACACAGATCGCAACACTTGCCCAGCACGCCCTGAGATTTCACTCCTGGAAGGCTGAGCTTGCTTCCCTTCAGGGCTGTCCAGCCTCCACAGGCCAGACTCTCAGGACCCTTTTCAGTCTGGCTAGAAGCCTGGCCTCCAGCTCTGGGGGTTGGGGTAGGGCAGAAACGTCCCTTGCCAACTATCCCTTCCAAACTACTTACTGTCCTCAGGGTACCACAGGCCTGTGAACTGGACCACCCTTCTGTGCCAGTTCACAACTCCACTGAGTTGGGGACCTGTAAGTTCTCCTCAAACTGAATGACCTCAACCTTTGCCACTATGGGCTATTCATCAGCTCCCTTGTTGTGAACTCAGTCTCCCTATTGTAAAATGGACCCTATTCCAGGTccaattgggggggggggggttggagcACCTACTGGTGGTCTGTCCTCTGAGAATGTGCTGTGTGTATGTTTCAAGGACCAAACCCCCAACACCCACTGCTCCTCCACCCCCCACCTCTGTGGCCCCTGCCTGCTTGCTGCAGTCCAGGTCACAGTTGGCACAATGCACAGCCTCCACGCCATCCCTGGAGCTATCCACGAGGAACTGCAGCAGGCGGTCCACCGGTGGGAGCCAACTGGGACCCTTCACCACGGTCTGGTGTCTGTGGAGAGGCTGCAGCCAAGACCCAGCACCCCTTCCAGGAtgctctcccccctcccccctcacgTTCCAGGCTGGAGCTAAAAACAGCAGCAGCaggaggtggggtggggtgtACTTCTGCCTGAGGTCTGCTGTAAATACAGCAGGTAGCTCTTACCCTAACCCAGCCCCCACCCTTGGGCCATCCTGCAAATACCATGGGGTCCCCACCACCATAAGAAGTCACTTCAGGCCACGAGGACCCCTGAAGGCACTGGGCAAATTTAGAGCACAGCCCAGTAACTTGAGCCAACTTAAGGATTATGTTGACCTAAGACTTGTGGGACCATAAAGATAGTTACTGAAAGTGTCCTGACCCCTCCTCCAGTCCTGACCTTGCTTCCTGACTTTCTGTGGAAACTCTGGGCTCAGAAATGATTCTTTCCCTGCCTCAATTATTCTGATTTCTAAAATGTGGGGAGGGGGAGTCTGCAAGTTCTGGCCCAAAGGCGGCCAGGGCAGGGTGCAACCTTTCCCAGCCACTTCTACCCTTGCCCTCCTTCACCTGGGATTCCCCTCCAGGAAGAGCCAACCTTTCCCTTCGCGGATGATTTGGGGCACTCACTGACACAGCGGGCAGGCCAGGCGGCCGTCCACAGCCCGACCACGAAGGCAGCCAGCACAGAAGTCGTGGAAGCATTCCAGCAGGCACGGGCGCTCGTACTGCGCGTGGCACAGAGGGCACACGAGAGGGTGGCCGCTCGCGGTGTCCAGGGCGCCTAGGCCCTCTAGGGGCGTGAAGATAGCTCCGGACATCTGCAAGGACAGCGGAAGTCCGCAGCTGCGGCCCTCACGATTGCGGGGCCGGTCCCTGGAGGTCTCTCCATCCTCCTACCGCGGACCCTACCAGACGTCCAGTGGTTTTGGAACGGGGAGCTGCTAGGGCCCGGGGAGGGTCTTGAGTGCCCAGCGCGGGGAGAACCAACAGGGAGGGCTGGCAAGGAGTCCAGCTACGTGCCGGCACCCCCTGCTGCCCAGCGCTTTGAGCGCTGCTCAGAGCTGTGGCCCTCCCTAGGAGTCGCTGACCCTGGAAGGACAGGCAGCCAGACTGGGTTTTGCTTCCTACGCACTCTCCCCTGTCGCCTCTCTTCACTACTCCCTCTTCCCTCACTCCCACCCCTGGAATTCCACACTCGTTGTCCTTCTGGTGACCTGCTGGCGACGCCCCTTCGGCGCAGCGCACTGAGCGTCGCTCCGGCGCAGTGCTCCGGCCCACCTCCACCAGGGTGGTGCTGCCTCCGGCGCAGCAGGAGCCTAAACCTCGCGGGCGGGTCTGCAGCTCTGCCCCGGGGCCACTCCGcctggaggagaggggaggacgcATAGGCTGGAAAGGACCGTGACCGGCCAGGGTCCGAGGTTCTCCTAGACCCGGCCTGAAAAGACATAACTCAGTGCGGCAGGAGTGCGGCGCAGAGCCAGCGAGAGGACACCTTGGCGGGGTCTTCAGGGGTGCAGGGGCCCCCTGCCTAGGTGCCAGTAGAGTGGGTTTTTGCAGGTCCATTTCCTTGATCGCCAGGTGGGGGCGCCAGAGAGCAGCATTCACAAGCATTCCAGTGCTTGGGAGGCGGCGCAAGAGGCTTTGGAATCCCAGCCTCACCTTGGTCAAGTTAGCGACTTTTAAAACTGCACAAAAGAGGGGGGCTGGTCCCGTTAGCTCTGCGTGGTGAGGCgcggtctgtaatcccagagactggggaggctgaggcaggaggatgctaaattccaggccagcctctgcaatttagaccCTCAGTAATTTAGGAAGAActagtctcaaaacaaaaagggttgggtttgtagctcagtggtaaagctcccttggatttaatccctagcacccccccccccaaaaaaaggctgGCCCCCACCGAGCTTCCGAATGATTAAGGCCCTATCCCCATTGTCAGCCAAGTTCCCAGAAGAAGGCTAGGTTTATTTGGGTAGGAGGTTGGGAAGGGAACTTCCTATCTTTTCAGTAGAGCGCCCTCTGCTCCAATGGCATGGCCAATGCTTGTTCACCCCATTACCTCCTTTCCTCATTCTCAGTTATCTTGTGTTATCCCTGAAAGCCGCCCCTGTTTCTGCACCTCTTGCAACCAGCCTGACCACAGAAGGTGTTCAATAAAAGTTTAATAAATAGTTAGAGGGAAAAAATATGAGATAATATTCCAGCTGGGTTTTGAAGGATGCGTCTGCCAGCAGGTGAAAGTAAATGCTAGGTTGAAACCACCTGTTCTTTTAAGGTCCTTCCCTAACCCTGGCTGGATTTATGCTTGCAGTCATAACAATAGTAACAATGGTAATGTTTGCTGGCCAAGTTATTTTCAGTTGTATTAACTGATTTAATCCTGATAACTTTAAAGAGTAGAAAATGTTAACTCTAGTAGGTGGTGGAGCTGATATACAAACAAGGTATGTGCTTTGTAAATAAATGACACACCAGTTTCCCAGTAGGAAGTGGTGTTGTTTTTCTTTGGCAGGGTCGGGGAGGCGGGGTGGGGTAACGGGGTGggtttactggagattgaacccaggggtgcttaaccactgagctacatccctgctcttcttttaatatttatttatttatttttagtttttggccgtcacaacatctttgtttgtatgtggtgctgaggatcaaacctgggccgcacgcacgccaggccacatccccagccccctgctcttcttattttattttttaatttttatttatttaatttttgtgtagttgtagatggacagcatgcctttactttttatttttatgtggtgctaaggatctaacccagttctcacacctgctaggcaaatactctgccactgagctacaaccccagccctttattttttattttgagacaggggcttgctaagttgctgaggctggctttgcacttgtgatcctcctgccttagcctcctgagttgctgggatcacaggtgtgcactaccactcctggcttattttttattttgatacagagaCTCACGGAATTGTAGAGGTGGGCcttgaacatgcaatcctcctgcctcagcctcttgagttgctgggatcacaggtgtatgTCACAGCACCTGTTGGAAATGGTGTTCTTGAAACTCAGGTTTCTTTATTTAGTCCATCCATTTATGTTTTCATCTATTCGCCTAGTATTTATTGAATATCTATCATGGACCAGATTTGTAGCAGGCAGCAGGACATAGAAGGGAACATACCAGCCATGGTTAGCCAAACACAAAtacaagtacacacacacacacacacacacacactctctctctctctctctctctctctctctccaatactGACAGACTGTGTTAAATACCCTGAAGAAAATAATAAGGATGTGTGACAGAGGGTAGGTGGCAGGGGGTAGAGCTGAGGGCCACACTAGGGAACCATAGGCAGTGATGGGCACTGAACATGAGACcccttactgagctacatccccaggcctttctttctttctttcttttttttttttttttggtgggggttaccatggattgaactcagggacactcaaccactaagccacatccccagccctatttttgtattttatttagagacagagtctcactgagttgcttagtgccttgccattgctgaagctggctttgaacctgtgatccttctgtctcagccgccTGAGCCACTGCACATGGCccctaggtcttttttttttaatttactttgagacagggtctcactaagttgcccaggctgggcttgaacttgtgattctcctgcctcagcttcctgagtcactgggattacaggtgtgtgccactatgcctggctgcatcagactttcaagtccatATGGTAAAGGTCTAGAGCAGCTCGGggtcactttggcccatgctgacagattctaattggaacctgttcttacagattttttttttttaaagaggagagagaattttaatatttattttttagtatttggcagacacaacatctttgtctatatgtggtgctgaggatggaacccgggccgcaagcacGCCAGGcgggtgcgctaccgcttgagccacatccccagcccatgttcttacagattttatgaccagggggaattatccttatctccccGAGTTCTGGGCACTGGATTGTGTGAGGGTCTTAAAAGTCTCCCCAGCTCCCAGGGTAGCttctattcttctttttttttttttttttttttttttaagagagagtgagagagagaggattttttaatatttattttttatagttttcagcggacacaacatctttgtttgtatgtggtgctgaggattgaacctgggccgcacacataccaggcaagcacgctaccgcttgagccacatccccagccctagcttCTATATCAGTATTTGAGACCTGAGTTCCCTCTGCAGATAACAGGTTGCTGAGGAATGTAACATGTCCTATAAACTtcagccaggcagggctgcaggcaaattgcttttttttttttttttgatactgggaattgaagcagaactgcttaaccactgagctatattgtggccctttttattttgagacagggtctcagtaagttgtttagggccttgctaaatttctgagactggcctcgaacttgagaCCTTTCTGCCTCAACtgcctgagtcattgggattacaggtgtgtgccactgcatcagcagcaaagtactttttaaaaagaaatcatgtgGGGGTCAGTGCAGCAGACCCAGTTACAGAACTATCCCCTCAACCCAATGTTCCTGCTGCTCATGTTGTTGACCTCTCCTGAGAAGCTCTGTGTAGAGGGAGACAAAAGGGGTGATAACAGAAGGGGAAGGTTGAGGTCTAGggattgcttttgcttttttaaGGTGAGAGATATTGAAGACTGGTTAGATGGTGACAGGAATGATCCAAGAGGAAGGCTAAGGGAATGATTCTTTTGAGGGGTGAGAGGTGTTGGAGTGATATCCTCTTACAGGTAGTAGTGCAAGAGATGATGCCCAAGGGTAGGGGTTGGCACCAGATGGgtagaacattaaaaaataaattttttagctTCTGATggacctatattttatttatttatatgtggtgctgagaatcgaacgcagtgcctcacacatgctagacaagcagtcCACCACTGAGCCGCACCCCCAGCCCAAGTAAGGGCATTTTTTCAAAAGCAGCAGGAGAGACAGTATGGGGATGTAGCTGTTGCTGGATGGTCAGATGTGACACAGGAGTGTCTGCTCTCAGAGAAAGAGCAATGGAATCAATAGTTTTGAGGGAGGcttggggaggaggggctggcaCCCTGACCAGAGGTGTTAAATAGTCACTTAGGAGAGCATTTTAGGCTCAGGAGCATACCAGTCAAGGTTTAATCGGGAGACACTGTGCTACCAATGCTCCTGACACGACACTTGCAGTGGGGTCAGGTCCCAATAAATCTATAAACTGAAAATATCATAAGTCTAAGATGCATGTAATACATCTAACCTACTGAGGACCCCAGCTTGCAACACAGCACATAGAGTATTGGTTACCCACCCTTCCAACTGACGCCACCCAGCATTGTTAGTCTCTCACTAGCCCAGAGAACTATGGAAAGTCAaaagtacagtttctactgaatgcataTTGCCTTCCCACCTGCTGGGGTTCTGTTCtagcgactaaaaggctcaggggtcactgtagttaaactgggctaactgggctgcacgaaataaccacacaagagacacaaatacctttttctttggggttgctgtgaaggctcctctgaccttaagggtccacagaaagagagagagagagagacactgctccctgaccctttttattgaggagaaactattcaaatgaggcaaggggtcaggtttcaggcagctgagtctatcttcaggaTGTccatgtcagcaggttgactgacacctgggtaggccacacccaagggcacagtaagaggaggggacacacacaaggcacttccatggaaggttctatcctaaacagggcaaggggttatattacaaagaagattctatcctaaacagggcaaggagtTATATTACAAAGAAACCCATGGGGctatagcaagacacacccatttctgtgactgagcgcctcagcacccagctggggaatgtaactcagtcacCCATAAGCTTGGCCTCCCACACCCACCATCTATAAAGACAAAAAAATCATAAGTAGAACCATCTTAACTTGGTTTGTCTGTAGTTTTTAACATAATCAaagaattgtttttctttttggtaatgctggggatggaacccaggaccttaagaatgctaggtaagcactctaccactaagctacacctcaACCCAAGGATGTTAACTAGGTCTGAAGACTTACTGCCTAGATGATtgaaggggtaaaataagaaaagtaGCAACTGAAGAAAGGTGCTATCACTTCTTCCTGGTATGATGTTGCAGCTCTGGGGAGCTGAACCTCAGACATCTGAGGAGCAGGTGCTACACTGCTGGGACTCTGAGACAAAAATGAAACTGGTTCTCCACGTGTTGAAATAACTGCAAATTGTATTCCACTGATGCTTCTGGAATGTTCCAACCACCACTGCCGAGAGACAAGAGTGGGAGACACCAATAGA is a window encoding:
- the Rnf207 gene encoding RING finger protein 207 isoform X4, encoding MRPPLSSRRSGPGAELQTRPRGLGSCCAGGSTTLVEMSGAIFTPLEGLGALDTASGHPLVCPLCHAQYERPCLLECFHDFCAGCLRGRAVDGRLACPLCQHQTVVKGPSWLPPVDRLLQFLVDSSRDGVEAVHCANCDLDCSKQDAETTYFCNTCEQPLCARCRDETHRARMFARHDIVALGQRSRDVIQKCTLHGEPYIMFSTDKKSLLCIRCFRDMQGESRAHCVDLESAYVQGCERLEQAVLAVKALQTATREAIALLQVMVEEVRRSAAEEDAAIHTLFGSMQDKLAERKALLLQAVQSQYDEKDKAFKEQLSHLAALLPTLQVHLVICSSFLSLANKAEFLDLGYELMERLQSIVTGPHRLRPAQSSKIASDHHAEFARCLEPLLLLGPRRAASAANTLAGGAGPKVLMGPRCPSPVRKTPGSPVQKPTLHRSIGTKVLLAEGKDTPFTEHCRHYEDAYRGLQAEVQNLKDQVQELHRDLTRHHSLIKAEIMGDILSRSLRLDARISSEYSSAEGMRAIFQEIWEESYQRVANEQEVYEAQLHDLLQLKQENAYLTTITKQITPYVRSIAKVKERLEPRNDPGSAVEKGEKTSESKGNSRALSGVSEDPPLKNREHLRSKQKNGDDLPTCREQPT
- the Rnf207 gene encoding RING finger protein 207 isoform X5 gives rise to the protein MRPPLSSRRSGPGAELQTRPRGLGSCCAGGSTTLVEMSGAIFTPLEGLGALDTASGHPLVCPLCHAQYERPCLLECFHDFCAGCLRGRAVDGRLACPLCQHQTVVKGPSWLPPVDRLLQFLVDSSRDGVEAVHCANCDLDCSKQDAETTYFCNTCEQPLCARCRDETHRARMFARHDIVALGQRSRDVIQKCTLHGEPYIMFSTDKKSLLCIRCFRDMQGESRAHCVDLESAYVQGCERLEQAVLAVKALQTATREAIALLQVMVEEVRRSAAEEDAAIHTLFGSMQDKLAERKALLLQAVQSLANKAEFLDLGYELMERLQSIVTGPHRLRPAQSSKIASDHHAEFARCLEPLLLLGPRRAASAANTLAGGAGPKVLMGPRCPSPVRKTPGSPVQKPTLHRSIGTKVLLAEGKDTPFTEHCRHYEDAYRGLQAEVQNLKDQVQELHRDLTRHHSLIKAEIMGDILSRSLRLDARISSEYSSAEGMRAIFQEIWEESYQRVANEQEVYEAQLHDLLQLKQENAYLTTITKQITPYVRSIAKVKERLEPRFQLPVDEQSETLQSTYDGSRSSETLARNDPGSAVEKGEKTSESKGNSRALSGVSEDPPLKNREHLRSKQKNGDDLPTCREQPT
- the Rnf207 gene encoding RING finger protein 207 isoform X1, which produces MRPPLSSRRSGPGAELQTRPRGLGSCCAGGSTTLVEMSGAIFTPLEGLGALDTASGHPLVCPLCHAQYERPCLLECFHDFCAGCLRGRAVDGRLACPLCQHQTVVKGPSWLPPVDRLLQFLVDSSRDGVEAVHCANCDLDCSKQDAETTYFCNTCEQPLCARCRDETHRARMFARHDIVALGQRSRDVIQKCTLHGEPYIMFSTDKKSLLCIRCFRDMQGESRAHCVDLESAYVQGCERLEQAVLAVKALQTATREAIALLQVMVEEVRRSAAEEDAAIHTLFGSMQDKLAERKALLLQAVQSQYDEKDKAFKEQLSHLAALLPTLQVHLVICSSFLSLANKAEFLDLGYELMERLQSIVTGPHRLRPAQSSKIASDHHAEFARCLEPLLLLGPRRAASAANTLAGGAGPKVLMGPRCPSPVRKTPGSPVQKPTLHRSIGTKVLLAEGKDTPFTEHCRHYEDAYRGLQAEVQNLKDQVQELHRDLTRHHSLIKAEIMGDILSRSLRLDARISSEYSSAEGMRAIFQEIWEESYQRVANEQEVYEAQLHDLLQLKQENAYLTTITKQITPYVRSIAKVKERLEPRFQLPVDEQSETLQSTYDGSRSSETLARNDPGSAVEKGEKTSESKGNSRALSGVSEDPPLKNREHLRSKQKNGDDLPTCREQPT